A genomic window from Silene latifolia isolate original U9 population chromosome 11, ASM4854445v1, whole genome shotgun sequence includes:
- the LOC141612252 gene encoding F-box protein SKIP23-like has translation MAAVDWSTLPLDLLGHIAMKLETIEDFIYFSAVCPSWNHVSSLIKHQWRPIPVPWLLLSENTSNNPHCVRKIFNPSNNKCYKLNFPKTFEAKCWGSNYGWVAMVDRKLDVRLFNPITKAEIHFPSVTTIPDQNPYNEEIDENEEKYISWYLRLFMRRLVVLKVAQNEFVIIAITIDHLAFAKQGDKSWTLVFIKKDYGITLFDVVAMNGYVFALYNDASLVYWNIEDFRGHELIRPMEYSLLEFKMFEEFISGLGTLYLVESGCDLLMVLRFKKEVLDSDGNDYHPDVYETFRFSVYRLDTKDRRWEEITDHATLFVGSNSTMSVSAKCLQPNCIYFTDDEFELSSLATKFGGHDMGVYDIKCKKKWRFYEGDDIHSAYCRPTWFIPQL, from the coding sequence ATGGCTGCTGTTGATTGGTCGACATTGCCTCTCGATCTTCTTGGTCACATTGCAATGAAGTTGGAAACGATAGaagattttatttatttttcagcgGTATGTCCCTCTTGGAATCATGTTTCATCCTTAATAAAGCACCAATGGAGACCTATACCAGTGCCATGGCTTTTACTATCTGAAAACACTAGCAATAATCCGCATTGTGTACGGAAGATTTTTAATCCTAGTAATAATAAGTGTTACAAATTGAATTTCCCTAAGACTTTTGAAGCAAAGTGTTGGGGTTCAAACTATGGTTGGGTTGCAATGGTTGACCGTAAGCTTGATGTACGCTTGTTCAATCCGATCACTAAGGCTGAAATTCATTTCCCATCTGTGACAACCATCCCAGATCAAAACCCATATAACGAAGAGATCGATGAGAATGAAGAAAAATATATTAGTTGGTATTTGAGGTTGTTTATGAGGAGGCTCGTCGTGCTCAAAGTGGCTCAAAATGAGTTTGTTATTATAGCAATTACTATTGATCACCTAGCTTTTGCTAAACAGGGGGATAAATCGTGGACATTAGTATTCATCAAGAAAGATTATGGTATTACGTTGTTTGATGTCGTGGCTATGAATGGTTATGTATTTGCTTTGTACAATGATGCATCGCTTGTATATTGGAATATCGAGGACTTTCGTGGTCATGAGCTTATAAGGCCAATGGAATATTCGTTACTAGAATTTAAAATGTTTGAGGAGTTCATAAGTGGGTTAGGAACACTATATTTGGTGGAATCAGGTTGTGATCTTCTCATGGTGTTACGATTCAAGAAAGAAGTGTTGGATTCAGATGGGAATGATTACCATCCTGACGTTTATGAAACATTTCGTTTTTCGGTCTATAGACTCGATACTAAAGACAGAAGATGGGAGGAAATTACAGATCATGCGACATTGTTTGTAGGTAGTAATTCTACAATGTCCGTTTCGGCCAAATGTTTGCAACCTAACTGTATATATTTCACCGATGATGAATTTGAGCTCAGTAGTTTGGCGACCAAGTTTGGTGGACATGATATGGGTGTTTATGACATCAAATGTAAGAAAAAATGGCGATTTTACGAAGGTGATGACATCCACTCCGCATATTGTAGACCAACATGGTTTATTCCTCAACTTTAA